Proteins encoded within one genomic window of Platichthys flesus chromosome 17, fPlaFle2.1, whole genome shotgun sequence:
- the necab1 gene encoding N-terminal EF-hand calcium-binding protein 1 has protein sequence MDCSEEVPSVCEEPCAQMELKMGMSIFIDILRRADKNDDGKLSFDEFKSYFSDGVLTSDELKELFHTIDTHNTDNVDTDELCDYFSQHLGEYENVLGALEDLNKSILKAMDKTKKEYQESTHLEQFVTRFLLKETTNQLHSLQSSLECAMETTAEQTRQEKQGPLKPEGLTIQWSGRRSNRRLQRNSSLSPNNPLLSLVNSGVYDEDSQWMFQVNRLQKLIDRLEQKEIRLEPAEEEVLDSKAHILIVQRQLSVLEEELEEFRQALRQYMECACAQTGCLHVAVQRLANESRFILYEFWEHNNVWKNHLQTNYSKTFQRGNVDFLETPETLTTMLVPASWWVLNNN, from the exons ATGGATTGTTCAGAGGAGGTTCCGTCTGTGTGCGAGGAGCCCTGCGCTCAGATGGAGCTGAAGATGGGGATGTCGATTTTCATAGAT ATTTTGCGGAGAGCTGATAAAAACG ACGACGGGAAGCTTTCCTTCGACGAGTTCAAGTCCTACTTCTCTGATGGAGTCCTGACATCTGACGAACTGAAGGAGCTCTTCCACACGATCGATACCCACAACACAGA CAACGTGGACACTGATGAACTCTGTG ATTATTTCTCCCAGCACCTCGGTGAATATGAGAACGTCCTGGGCGCCCTAGAAGACCTGAATAAATCCATACTGAAGGCCATGGACAAAACCAAGAAG GAGTATCAGGAGTCCACCCACCTTGAGCAGTTTGTGACCCGCTTCCTGCTGAAGGAGACGACCAATCAGCTTCATTCGCTTCAAAGCTCACTCGAATGCGCTATGGAAACCACTGCTGAGCAGACTCGGCAGGAGAA ACAAGGTCCTCTGAAGCCAGAGGGGTTGACCATCCAGTGGTCGGGCCGTCGCTCCAACAGGAGGCTCCAGAGGAACAGCAGCCTGTCGCCCAACAACCCGCTTCTTAGCCTCGTCAACTCAG GCGTTTATGATGAAGACAGCCAGTGGATGTTCCAGGTCAACAGACTGCAGAAGCTGATCGACCGCCTAGAACAAAAG GAGATTCGTCTGGAGCCGGCTGAGGAGGAGGTCCTGGACAGCAAAGCG cACATCCTGATAGTCCAGAGGCAGCTCTctgtgctggaggaggagctggaggagtttCGTCAGGCTCTCCGACAGTACATGGAGTGTGCCTGTGCCCAGACTGGATGTCTACA TGTCGCAGTTCAGCGTCTGGCAAATGAATCACGCTTCATTCTCTATGAATTCTGGGAGCACAACAACGTGTGGAAGAA ccaCCTGCAGACCAACTACAGTAAAACCTTTCAGAGGGGGAACGTGGACTTTCTGGAAACTCCTGAGACCCTAACCACCATGCTGGTTCCTG CGTCGTGGTGGGTCCTCAACAACAACTGA